The Primulina eburnea isolate SZY01 chromosome 8, ASM2296580v1, whole genome shotgun sequence genome contains a region encoding:
- the LOC140838130 gene encoding prohibitin-3, mitochondrial-like, with product MGSNQAAVSFLTNIARAAFGLGIGATVLNSSLYTVDGGQRAVLFDRFRGVIDDTVGEGTHFLIPWLQKPFIFDIRTRPHTFSSVSGTKDLQMVNLTLRVLSRPEVHRLPDIFKTLGLEYDEKVLPSIGNEVLKAVVAQFNADQLLTERPHVSALVRESLIRRAKDFNIVLDDVAITHLSYGAEFSKAVEQKQVAQQEAERSKFVVAKAEQERRAAIIRAEGESESAKLISDATAAAGMGLIELRKIEAAKENAATMSRNGNVMYLPSNNNMLLGINPGR from the exons ATGGGTAGCAATCAAGCTGCAGTCTCATTCCTTACGAATATTGCGCGAGCCGCTTTCGGACTCGGTATCGGCGCCACCGTCCTCAATTCATCCCTCTATACCGTCGACGGCGGCCAACGTGCTGTACTCTTCGATCGTTTCCGTGGCGTTATTGATGACACCGTCGGGGAAGGGACACACTTTCTGATCCCCTGGCTTCAAAAACCATTCATCTTCGACATCCGCACGCGTCCTCACACTTTCTCTTCTGTTTCCG GGACCAAGGATCTGCAGATGGTAAATCTGACACTGCGTGTACTCTCACGCCCCGAGGTACACCGCCTACCAGACATATTCAAAACCCTAGGGCTTGAATACGATGAGAAAGTCCTCCCATCCATTGGAAATGAGGTTCTCAAAGCTGTGGTTGCACAATTCAATGCTGATCAATTGCTCACTGAACGTCCCCATGTTTCTGCCCTTGTGCGTGAGAGTTTGATTCGCAGGGCAAAGGATTTCAATATTGTGCTGGATGATGTAGCTATCACACATTTGTCCTATGGTGCTGAGTTCTCCAAGGCCGTTGAACAGAAGCAGGTGGCCCAACAGGAGGCAGAGAGATCAAAGTTCGTGGTGGCAAAGGCCGAGCAAGAGAGGAGGGCTGCCATTATTAGGGCTGAAGGGGAAAGTGAATCTGCTAAGCTGATATCTGATGCAACTGCTGCTGCAGGAATGGGGCTGATCGAGCTGAGGAAGATCGAGGCCGCCAAGGAAAATGCTGCTACCATGAGCAGGAATGGGAATGTTATGTACCTGCCTAGTAACAATAACATGCTTCTTGGAATCAATCCTGGGCGCTGA